The Desulfococcus multivorans DNA window GACCCAGGCGCTCCTCGACCTCTATACCATCAAGGATCATTTTTCCGAGATCAACAACCTCAAGGTCGCCATGGTCGGCGACCTGAAATACGGGCGCACCGTCCGTTCCCTCTCCTATCTCCTGACCAAATATTCGGGAATCCGGATCGTTTTCGTGTCGCCCCCGGTCTGCCGGATGGCATCGGACATCAAGAGCTACCTGGACAAGGAGGGGATTCCCTGGGCGGAGGACACCGACCTCGACAACGTACTGCCCCAGGTCGACTGCGTCTACATGACCCGGATCCAGAAGGAGCGCTTCATCATTCCGGAGGACTACGACGACGCCGTCGGGAAATACGTCCTCACGCCCGAAAAGGTCCGTCGGATGAAACCGGACGCCATCATCATGCATCCGCTGCCCCGACTTGACGAGATCCCTCGGGCCGTGGACGACGATCCCCGGGCCCACTACTTCGAGCAGGCCCAAAACGGCCTCTATATCCGCATGGCCCTGCTCTACCTGCTGTTGACGGCCGACTGAAACGCCCCTTCCGGGGGCGCCGGAAAGGAGCGCGAAAGAATGGTGGAAAACGTCATCATCATGGGCGCCGCCGGGCGCGATTTCCACAACTTCAATGTCTACTTCAGGGGCAACCCCCGCTATCACGTCGTCGGCTTCACCGCCACCCAGATCCCCAACATCGACGGCCGGTGTTACCCGGCGGTCCTGGCCGGGGAAGAATACCCCGAGGGCATCCCCATCCATCCCGACCGGGATCTGGCCCGCCTCATCCGGGAACATCGCGTCGACCTCGCGGCCTTCTCCTACAGCGACGTCCCCCACACCGAGGTCATGCACAAGGCCGCCGTCGTCACCGCAGCGGGTGCGGATTTCATCATCATCGGCGCCCCCTACACCATGCTCTCCTCCACCCGGACCGTCATCTCCGTCTGCGCCGTCCGGACGGGATGCGGCAAGTCCCAGACCAGCCGGGAGGTGCTCCGGATTCTCCAGGGGATGGGAAAACGGGCGGTCTCCGTCCGTCATCCCATGCCCTACGGCGACCTCACCGAACAGGTGGTCCAGCGCTTCGCGGTCCACACGGATATGGACCGCCACCGCTGCACCATCGAGGAGCGGGAGGAGTATGAGCCGGTGATCGACATGGGCATCCCCGTCTATGCCGGCGTCGATTACGAAAAGATCCTCCGTGCCGCGGAAACGGAAGCCGACGTCATCGTCTGGGACGGCGGCAACAACGACACCCCTTTCTACAAACCCGACATCCATATCGTGGTCTTCGACCCCCATCGGGCCGGGCACGAAACCGCCTACCACCCCGGCGAAACCAACATGCTCATGGCCGACATCGCCGTCATCAACAAGGTGGACAGCGCCGATCCCGAAAAGGTCCTGCAGGTGCGCCGGACCATCGAACGCCACAACCCGTCCGCCGGGATCGTCCTGGCCGATTCGGCGGTCATCCCCGATGATCCGGCGGCCATCCGCGGCAAACGGGTCCTGGTTGTGGAAGACGGACCCACCCTGACCCATGGGGAGATGACCTTCGGTGCGGGCGTCATCGCGGCCCGGCGCTTCGGGGCGGCGGAGCGGGTCGACCCCCGGCCCTATCTCGAAGGCTCTCTGATCAGGACCTTCGCGGACTATCCCCGTATCGACCGGCTTCTGCCGGCCATGGGCTACGGCCCCGACCAGATCCGGGACCTGGAGGCCACCATCAACCGGACGCCGTGCGACCTCGTCCTGGCGGCCACCCCCATCGATCTGGCCCGGCTCATCACCGTCCGGCATCCGGTCCAGCGCATCCGATATACCTATCGGGACAACAGCCGGCCCACCCTGGCGGAGCTGCTCCTCAAACGGCTCTCCGCCTGACGCGCAACAGGTACCGCCCCCCGAAACCCGCGGCGCCGGTCCCGGCGACGCCATTCAAAGGAGGCGTCATGAACCCCGTACACGACAAACCGGTCCTTCTCGTCGCCCTCGGCGGCAACGCCCTGATCAAAAAAGGTCAGGAGGGCACCATCGCCGAGCAGTTCGAGAACCTCCGGGTACCCATCGAGCAGATCGCGCGCCTCTCCCTGGAATACCGCATCATCATCACCCACGGCAACGGCCCCCAGGTGGGCAACCTCCTGCTCCAGCAGGAATGCTGCGACGCCGTGCCCAAACTGCCCCTGGAGATTTTGGTGGCCCAGACCGAAGGCCAGATCGGCTACATGATCGAATCGACCCTCGACAAGGCCCTCATGGCCCTGGGGGTTGACGAGCGTCCCCTGGTGAGCCTGATCACCTACGTGGTGGTGGACAAGAACGATCCGGCGTTCAAGACGCCCACCAAGCCCATCGGCCCCGCGTTCTCCCGGGAAAAGGCCCGGACCCTGCCCTACCCCACCGTGGAAACCGCCAAGGGGTTCCGCCGCGTGGCGGCCTCCCCCAAACCGGTCACCATCGTCGAGCGGCGCGAGATCCAGCGACTCATCGACATGGACTTCATCGTCATCTGCTGCGGCGGCGGCGGGATTCCCGTCATCCGGGAAGGCCGGGCCTTCAGCGGGGTGGATGCAGTGATCGACAAGGATCTGGCCAGCGTCCGGCTGGCCCTGGAAGTCGGCGTCGACATCTTCATGATCGCCACGGACGTTGACGGCGCCGTGATCCATTTCGGGACGGACAAGGCCCGGCTTCTGAATCGTCTCACGACGGCGGAAGCCGGGCACTACCTGGCGCAGGGCCACTTCCCCGAGGGGTCCATGGGACCCAAGGTGGCGGCCGCCGCGGCATTCATCCAGGCGGGCGGCCGGCGGGCCGTCATCACCGCCGTGAACAGGATCGAGGCGGCGGTGACAGACCTCTCGGTAGGCACCCAGGTGACGGCGTGAAGAATGCCGGGGCCGGCCGGCAACCCCCTCAGGGTAGAAACCGGATGCCGGCGTAGGTCGATTTGTCGAGGATGAGCCTCAGAAATCTCCCGGGAGACGGGGCGGTGAAGAAAAGAAGGATCATGGCGGCATAGAGGACGAGGGTGGCGGTCATGTCCCTGAAGCTGATGAACTTCAGGGCAGTGCCGAAAGAGCCCCTCATGCGCATCCCGGAAAAATCGATGCTGTAGAGCTCGTCCAGGAACAGGTGGACGAGATATCCCATAAACAGGAAAAAGCCGCCCATCCAGGCGTACCCGGCGGAGATGCCCCGTACCTGGTCCAGGAGAATGACGACCGTGAGGCCGAAGGTGACGCCGGCCGGGATGGAATGGATGACGCCCCGGTGGACGGTCATCCGGATGAAGAAGGAAAAGACGAGGTACTTGACGGCCAGGAATACGGCGACCCAGATGAGGGCCAGTTCGATGACCGAATCCCCCCAGGGCTGGCTGAACATGACGACAAAGGCGACGACAAAGGAGAGGATGTCGAAGGTGAGCTTGAGCGGGACGGAATTATCGGCGTCGATATCCGGCAGGACACCGCCGACGCTCCCCAGAACGAAATAGAGCAGCACCTGTTCCGGCCTCGCCGCGCCCCCCGCCAGAAGGCAGGTCGCCGCAAGGCCGCTGACCGCACAGGCCGCGGTGATATGGGTCTTGAAGTCGGCCACGCCCGTGCCCCCCTGACCTATACCGCGTCGTTCGACGCGTCGTC harbors:
- the pyrB gene encoding aspartate carbamoyltransferase, which produces MGAFPLKHVYEAQQFDRRLLDTVFETADDMKRDMAEGGRRYGRSLANKIMASLFYEPSTRTRFSFEAAMMRLGGNLITTENAREFSSAAKGESLYDSTRIMNGYADIIVMRHHEAGSAEKAARVSTIPVINAGDGAGQHPTQALLDLYTIKDHFSEINNLKVAMVGDLKYGRTVRSLSYLLTKYSGIRIVFVSPPVCRMASDIKSYLDKEGIPWAEDTDLDNVLPQVDCVYMTRIQKERFIIPEDYDDAVGKYVLTPEKVRRMKPDAIIMHPLPRLDEIPRAVDDDPRAHYFEQAQNGLYIRMALLYLLLTAD
- a CDS encoding cyclic 2,3-diphosphoglycerate synthase: MVENVIIMGAAGRDFHNFNVYFRGNPRYHVVGFTATQIPNIDGRCYPAVLAGEEYPEGIPIHPDRDLARLIREHRVDLAAFSYSDVPHTEVMHKAAVVTAAGADFIIIGAPYTMLSSTRTVISVCAVRTGCGKSQTSREVLRILQGMGKRAVSVRHPMPYGDLTEQVVQRFAVHTDMDRHRCTIEEREEYEPVIDMGIPVYAGVDYEKILRAAETEADVIVWDGGNNDTPFYKPDIHIVVFDPHRAGHETAYHPGETNMLMADIAVINKVDSADPEKVLQVRRTIERHNPSAGIVLADSAVIPDDPAAIRGKRVLVVEDGPTLTHGEMTFGAGVIAARRFGAAERVDPRPYLEGSLIRTFADYPRIDRLLPAMGYGPDQIRDLEATINRTPCDLVLAATPIDLARLITVRHPVQRIRYTYRDNSRPTLAELLLKRLSA
- the arcC gene encoding carbamate kinase, producing MNPVHDKPVLLVALGGNALIKKGQEGTIAEQFENLRVPIEQIARLSLEYRIIITHGNGPQVGNLLLQQECCDAVPKLPLEILVAQTEGQIGYMIESTLDKALMALGVDERPLVSLITYVVVDKNDPAFKTPTKPIGPAFSREKARTLPYPTVETAKGFRRVAASPKPVTIVERREIQRLIDMDFIVICCGGGGIPVIREGRAFSGVDAVIDKDLASVRLALEVGVDIFMIATDVDGAVIHFGTDKARLLNRLTTAEAGHYLAQGHFPEGSMGPKVAAAAAFIQAGGRRAVITAVNRIEAAVTDLSVGTQVTA
- a CDS encoding metal-dependent hydrolase; this translates as MADFKTHITAACAVSGLAATCLLAGGAARPEQVLLYFVLGSVGGVLPDIDADNSVPLKLTFDILSFVVAFVVMFSQPWGDSVIELALIWVAVFLAVKYLVFSFFIRMTVHRGVIHSIPAGVTFGLTVVILLDQVRGISAGYAWMGGFFLFMGYLVHLFLDELYSIDFSGMRMRGSFGTALKFISFRDMTATLVLYAAMILLFFTAPSPGRFLRLILDKSTYAGIRFLP